A genomic region of Gossypium hirsutum isolate 1008001.06 chromosome D01, Gossypium_hirsutum_v2.1, whole genome shotgun sequence contains the following coding sequences:
- the LOC107917076 gene encoding cytokinin riboside 5'-monophosphate phosphoribohydrolase LOG1 produces MENHRHNSRFKRVCVFCGSSPGKNPSYQLAAIQLGQQLVERDIDLVYGGGSIGLMGLVSQAVFDGGRHVLGVIPKTLMPRELTGETVGEVRAVSGMHQRKAEMARQADAFIALPGGYGTLEELLEVITWAQLGIHDKPVGLLNVDGYYNSLLSFIDKAVDEGFIAPAARSIIVSAQTAQDLMCKLEEYEPKHSGVASKLSWEMEQQLGFTAKSDIAR; encoded by the exons ATGGAAAATCATCGCCACAATTCAAGATTCAAGCGTGTATGCGTCTTCTGTGGTAGCAGTCCTGGCAAGAATCCTAGCTACCAGCTTGCTGCTATTCAACTTGGCCAACAACTG GTTGAAAGGGACATTGACTTGGTTTATGGTGGAGGAAGCATTGGCTTGATGGGGCTCGTCTCTCAAGCAGTCTTTGATGGCGGCCGTCACGTGTTGGG GGTAATTCCCAAGACACTGATGCCAAGAGAG CTAACAGGCGAGACCGTGGGAGAAGTAAGAGCTGTATCAGGAATGCACCAACGTAAAGCTGAAATGGCTCGTCAAGCTGATGCCTTTATTGCCTTACCAG GTGGTTATGGAACCTTGGAAGAACTGCTGGAAGTGATCACTTGGGCTCAGCTAGGAATCCATGACAAACCT GTGGGATTGCTGAACGTGGATGGCTATTACAACTCACTCTTATCATTCATAGATAAGGCTGTTGATGAAGGGTTCATAGCACCAGCTGCCCGTAGCATAATTGTGTCTGCCCAAACTGCCCAAGATCTAATGTGCAAGCTCGAG GAATATGAACCTAAACATTCTGGGGTGGCCTCCAAGTTAAGCTGGGAAATGGAACAACAACTGGGTTTCACTGCAAAATCAGACATTGCTCGTTGA
- the LOC107944708 gene encoding endoglucanase 10, whose product MGKESKSRGFFGWFLVLVILALVVGAVVYIIKKKLDHGNDNKPTPVPGPPGAIDHKYAYALEIAMQFFDVQKSGRLVDNKISWRGDSALTDGSEAKLDLSKGMYDAGDHVKFGFPMAFTATVLSWAILEYRDQMEAVNQLEPAQQSLKWITDFLLNAHPSPNVLYIQVGDPVTDHKCWDRPEDMTEERPLTQVNASVPGTEIAAETAAAMASASLVFKTADSTYSSTLLTHAKQLFTFADNNRGSYSEKIPEVATYYNSTGYGDELLWAASWLYHATADQSYLEYVTGENGKEFAQWGSPTWFSWDNKLAGAQVLLSRLSFFGASGNSVIENYRKSAEDVMCGLLPQSPTATSSRTESGLIWVSEWNSLQHPVASAFLAALYGDYMLTTQTAKLTCGDHSFEPSDLRKFAKLQADYVLGSNPLKMSFLVGYGDKYPQYVHHRGASIPVNATTGCTDGFQWLNSTKPNPNVAVGALVGGPFLNETFVDSRNNTMQTEPTTYNSAVIVGLLSSLVTTSAAVKSFG is encoded by the exons ATGGGGAAAGAATCAAAGTCCAGAGGATTTTTTGGGTGGTTTCTGGTTCTAGTAATATTGGCTCTGGTTGTGGGAGCTGTCGTTTATATAATCAAGAAAAAATTAGATCATGGAAATGACAATAAGCCCACTCCCGTTCCCGGTCCTCCAGGTGCTATCGACCACAAGTATGCTTATGCTCTCGAAATCGCTATGCAATTCTTTGACGTCCAAAAAT CTGGTAGGTTAGTGGATAATAAGATATCATGGAGAGGAGATTCGGCTCTAACGGATGGAAGTGAAGCCAAGTTGGATCTTTCCAAGGGGATGTATGATGCTGGGGATCACGTGAAATTTGGTTTTCCAATGGCATTCACTGCTACTGTGTTATCGTGGGCTATCCTCGAGTATAGAGATCAGATGGAGGCAGTGAACCAACTAGAACCTGCTCAACAGTCTCTCAAGTGGATAACCGATTTCCTTCTCAATGCTCATCCTTCACCGAATGTGCTCTATATTCAG GTCGGTGACCCTGTAACAGACCATAAATGTTGGGACAGGCCTGAGGATATGACAGAGGAGAGGCCACTCACACAGGTGAATGCATCCGTCCCTGGGACTGAGATTGCAGCCGAAACTGCTGCAGCTATGGCTTCAGCATCTCTGGTGTTTAAGACAGCTGACTCCACGTATTCAAGCACGCTTCTTACGCATGCAAAGCAACTTTTTACTTTTGCGGATAACAATAGAGGTTCTTACAGTGAGAAAATTCCAGAAGTTGCTACATATTACAATTCAACAGGATATGGAGATGAGCTCTTATGGGCAGCAAGTTGGCTTTATCATGCTACAGCTGATCAATCATACCTTGAATATGTGACCGGTGAAAATGGGAAAGAGTTTGCTCAATGGGGAAGTCCAACCTGGTTTAGCTGGGATAATAAACTTGCAGGAGCCCAG GTTTTGCTTTCCAGGTTAAGTTTCTTCGGTGCGTCTGGGAATTCCGTCATTGAAAACTATAGGAAGTCAGCCGAGGATGTTATGTGCGGTCTGCTACCACAGTCCCCGACTGCTACATCCAGCAGAACAGAAA GTGGTCTTATATGGGTCAGTGAATGGAATTCTCTGCAGCATCCGGTTGCTTCTGCATTTTTAGCTGCTCTTTACGGTGATTACATGCTTACAACACAGACGGCGAAGCTAACCTGTGGTGACCATTCATTCGAACCATCAGATCTTAGAAAGTTTGCCAAGCTACAG GCCGATTATGTGTTGGGCAGTAACCCCTTGAAAATGAGCTTTCTTGTTGGGTATGGGGATAAATACCCACAATATGTGCATCATAGAGGAGCTTCGATTCCAGTTAATGCAACCACTGGTTGCACCGATGGTTTCCAGTGGCTTAATTCAACCAAACCCAATCCAAATGTAGCTGTTGGAGCTCTGGTGGGAGGACCTTTCCTTAATGAAACATTCGTTGATTCGCGGAACAACACGATGCAAACAGAGCCAACCACATATAACAGTGCAGTCATTGTTGGTCTCCTCTCTAGTTTGGTCACTACATCTGCTGCAGTTAAATCGTTCGGTTAA
- the LOC107944706 gene encoding mediator of RNA polymerase II transcription subunit 23: MFWVVSYTMAQPACETVMNWLSSGGVTELLPEANVQPNERFMVMREVSPLPISLLSGFSMNLYLKLVFQMEESLFAGQVVPSIAMVETYTRLLLIAPHSLFCSHFSHLAQRNASLLSKPAVTLLVLEIVNYRLLPPYRCRDPQVC; the protein is encoded by the exons ATGTTTTGGGTTGTCTCCTACACGATGGCGCAGCCAGCTTGTGAAACGGTCATGAATTGGTTATCTTCTGGTGGAGTTACAGAGTTGTTACCTGAAGCAAATGTACAGCCCAATGAGAGATTCATGGTGATGCGGGAAGTTAGTCCATTGCCTATTTCACTGTTATCTGGCTTTTCAATGAATCTTTATTTGAAGTTGGTCTTTCAAATGGAAGAATCTTTATTTGCTGGGCAG GTTGTTCCTAGTATTGCTATGGTTGAAACATACACCAGATTGTTGCTCATTGCACCTCATTCGTTATTTTGTTCGCACTTCAGT CATTTGGCACAGAGGAATGCTTCTTTATTGAGCAAGCCTGCGGTGACACTTCTGGTGCTTGAAATTGTCAACTATCGTCTGCTTCCACCGTACAG GTGTAGAGATCCCCAAGTTTGTTGA